A region from the Musa acuminata AAA Group cultivar baxijiao chromosome BXJ1-10, Cavendish_Baxijiao_AAA, whole genome shotgun sequence genome encodes:
- the LOC103969139 gene encoding uncharacterized protein LOC103969139, translated as MPIAATAACGPSPLRALRPRRAYQLLVCANRVKVARFAVSPTSFELFSPPRHSVPPHKAANALSDASRWRTGASLSGEGVHRRPDREAPGRQSLDHILWAAEVLCVVPSAVFSIWCLVSSVLPGASKPFQVFLGSKVVVFQYILLVAAVAIGSLIRWRQWRRIYMGNETGMSFDLITRIEKVEDDLRSSVKIIRVLSRQLEKLGIKFRVTRKTLKEPIAETAALSQKNSEATRALAMQEDILEKELSEIQKVLLAMQEQQQKQLELILAIGKAGRLFDSKSDFIGQGRAGTNSSVPEKKEQNSQPEFQLERHAGEGNDSLSAAHPDFLL; from the exons ATGCCGATTGCTGCCACCGCTGCGTGTGGTCCAAGTCCATTGCGAGCTCTTCGTCCTCGTCGAGCTTACCAGCTTCTCGTTTGCGCAAATCGCGTAAAGGTCGCTCGTTTCGCTGTTTCTCCcacttcttttgaacttttctcgcCGCCCAGGCATTCGGTGCCGCCGCACAAGGCCGCGAACGCCTTATCGGATGCATCTCGGTGGCGGACTGGGGCATCCTTGTCCG GTGAAGGTGTTCATCGGCGTCCAGACAGGGAGGCCCCGGGGCGGCAAAGCTTGGATCACATTCTTTGGGCTGCTGAAGTACTCTGCGTTGTACCTTCCGCTGTATTTTCGATCTGGTGTCTTGTGAGTTCCGTCCTTCCAGGTGCGTCCAAGCCGTTCCAAGTGTTCCTGGGTAGCAAAGTTGTTGTTTTTCAGTACATTTTGTTGGTTGCGGCGGTGGCGATTGGTAGTTTGATTCGTTGGAGGCAATGGCGGAGGATTTATATGGGGAATGAGACTGGAATGAGTTTTGATTTGATTACGAGGATTGAAAAGGTGGAGGACGATCTACGGAGCTCGGTCAAAATAATTAGGGTGCTGTCCAGGCAGCTTGAAAAGCTAGGAATTAAGTTTAGGGTCACTAGGAAGACCTTGAAGGAGCCAATTGCTGAG ACCGCAGCTCTATCACAAAAGAACTCCGAAGCTACTCGGGCACTAGCAATGCAAGAAGATATTCTTGAGAAGGAGCTTAGTGAAATTCAGAAGGTCTTGTTGGCCATGCAG GAACAACAACAAAAGCAGCTCGAATTGATCCTTGCAATCGGGAAGGCTGGGAGACTATTCGATAGCAAGAGCGACTTCATAGGACAAGGTAGAGCGGGAACTAATAGCTCAGTTCctgaaaagaaagaacaaaacaGCCAGCCAGAGTTCCAGTTGGAAAGACATGCTGGGGAAGGCAATGACAGCCTAAGTGCGGCACACCCGGATTTTCTTTTGTAA